One genomic window of Paenisporosarcina antarctica includes the following:
- a CDS encoding DUF3221 domain-containing protein produces the protein MMKKAIIFLILLALVGCGNGNKISESTNNLNPSASEDSQFVEYGVAGHIVKITASEDEVIMGTIKIDGPENNGAKYKEAVVTVTPNTKIYINDLTDFDNLEVGMYINVFFEGPVKESLPVQATAKQINIIPDDPK, from the coding sequence ATGATGAAAAAAGCGATCATTTTTCTAATATTATTAGCTCTTGTAGGATGTGGAAATGGTAATAAGATCTCCGAATCAACCAATAATCTGAATCCTTCTGCATCTGAAGATAGTCAGTTTGTTGAATATGGTGTCGCTGGTCATATTGTTAAGATAACAGCTAGTGAAGATGAAGTGATTATGGGAACTATTAAAATTGATGGTCCAGAAAATAATGGTGCTAAATATAAAGAAGCTGTGGTTACCGTAACACCTAATACTAAAATCTATATTAATGACCTCACTGATTTTGATAATTTAGAAGTTGGAATGTATATCAATGTCTTTTTTGAAGGTCCTGTTAAAGAGTCTCTCCCTGTTCAAGCAACTGCTAAACAAATTAACATCATTCCAGATGATCCAAAATGA
- a CDS encoding DUF2179 domain-containing protein, with product MFLNEGKIVMGIDALLMVLIIFSINIVYVTFFTVRMILTLKGYRYVAAFISMFEVVIYVVGLGLVLDNLNEIQNLMAYAIGYGTGVIIGTKIEEKMALGYITVNVITTEENKLLPRLLRDKGYGVTDWDANGLEGMRKAMQILTPRKYELRLYATIKELDPKAFIIAYEPKTIHGGFWVKTVRKGKLFK from the coding sequence ATGTTTTTGAATGAAGGGAAGATTGTGATGGGAATAGATGCACTATTGATGGTGTTAATTATATTTAGTATTAATATTGTGTATGTAACATTCTTTACTGTACGTATGATATTGACGTTAAAAGGCTATCGTTATGTTGCTGCATTTATTAGTATGTTTGAAGTGGTTATTTATGTTGTAGGTCTTGGCTTGGTTCTCGATAACTTAAATGAGATTCAAAATCTAATGGCTTATGCAATCGGATATGGAACGGGTGTCATTATTGGTACTAAGATTGAAGAGAAAATGGCACTTGGATATATAACAGTGAATGTGATTACAACTGAAGAAAATAAATTATTGCCTCGCTTATTGCGAGATAAAGGATATGGCGTTACAGACTGGGATGCGAATGGTCTTGAGGGCATGAGAAAAGCAATGCAAATTTTGACTCCTCGTAAGTATGAGCTGAGGTTATATGCGACAATTAAGGAGTTGGATCCAAAAGCATTTATCATTGCATATGAACCTAAAACAATTCATGGCGGTTTCTGGGTCAAGACTGTAAGAAAAGGAAAGCTCTTTAAATGA
- a CDS encoding NETI motif-containing protein, with protein sequence MKKKTLWFEVEENETIDDCLKRMKTQGYMPIGRREKPVFEEVNGEYLPIRQIIQFKGTDISE encoded by the coding sequence ATGAAGAAAAAAACACTGTGGTTTGAAGTCGAAGAGAATGAAACGATTGATGATTGTTTGAAACGCATGAAGACGCAAGGCTATATGCCGATAGGGCGAAGAGAAAAACCTGTTTTTGAAGAAGTGAATGGTGAATATCTACCTATTCGTCAAATCATCCAGTTTAAAGGTACGGACATCTCTGAATAA
- the purE gene encoding 5-(carboxyamino)imidazole ribonucleotide mutase encodes MNEKVGVIMGSSSDWETMKHTCDILDELQVPYEKKVVSAHRTPDLMFEYASSARTRGIQVIIAGAGGAAHLPGMVASKTTLPVIGVPIQSKALNGIDSLLSIVQMPSGVPVATVAIGKAGATNAGLLAAQMLAMTDQTLALNLDQRRQETKAKVLESNGDLL; translated from the coding sequence GTGAATGAAAAAGTAGGCGTCATCATGGGAAGCTCAAGTGATTGGGAAACAATGAAACATACATGTGACATTTTAGATGAACTGCAAGTCCCTTATGAAAAAAAAGTTGTGTCTGCACATCGAACTCCAGATTTAATGTTTGAATATGCTTCTTCAGCACGTACGCGAGGCATTCAAGTAATAATTGCTGGTGCTGGTGGTGCGGCCCATTTACCAGGAATGGTCGCTTCAAAAACTACTTTGCCAGTTATCGGAGTTCCTATTCAATCAAAAGCTTTAAATGGAATAGATTCATTACTATCTATCGTGCAAATGCCAAGTGGTGTCCCAGTAGCAACAGTGGCAATTGGAAAAGCTGGTGCAACAAATGCAGGATTACTTGCTGCTCAAATGTTAGCTATGACGGATCAAACCCTTGCGCTCAATTTAGATCAACGTAGACAAGAAACAAAAGCAAAAGTGCTTGAAAGCAATGGTGATTTACTATGA
- the purK gene encoding 5-(carboxyamino)imidazole ribonucleotide synthase: MTKTIYPGQTIGIIGGGQLGRMMALAAKEAGFKIAVLDPTMESPCGQVADIQIIASFNDDSALEELAEVSDVITYEFENIDYKGLKRLTEFAYVPQGAELVRITQNRITEKAEIRKAGVLIANYVVATSPVELKATIEEIGFPCIVKTAFGGYDGKGQVKLNSKEELKLATPLFEHGACIAEAFVPFTKEISVIVQRNGNGETYCLPVGENIHKDHILHQTIVPARVSETIITQATKAAEQIADHLQLVGTLAVEMFVLENDTIVINELAPRPHNSGHYSIEGTTISQFHQHVRAICGWPLRKPTLHQPTVMVNVLGEHVVPLSNAISKYPDWSIHLYGKEEAKTKRKMGHVTILTDDINKTLQEIDHSGIWSE, encoded by the coding sequence ATGACAAAAACCATTTATCCAGGACAAACAATCGGGATTATTGGTGGTGGTCAATTAGGACGTATGATGGCTTTAGCTGCTAAAGAAGCCGGATTTAAAATAGCTGTACTTGACCCGACAATGGAGTCTCCATGTGGACAAGTAGCAGATATACAAATTATCGCATCTTTTAATGATGACAGTGCTTTAGAAGAACTTGCAGAAGTGAGCGATGTTATTACGTATGAATTTGAAAACATCGACTATAAGGGCCTAAAGCGTCTAACTGAATTCGCCTATGTTCCACAAGGTGCTGAACTTGTTCGTATTACACAAAATCGTATTACTGAAAAAGCTGAAATTCGAAAAGCGGGTGTCTTGATTGCGAATTATGTTGTCGCTACAAGTCCTGTAGAACTTAAAGCAACTATTGAAGAAATTGGGTTTCCTTGTATCGTTAAGACGGCATTTGGTGGTTACGATGGCAAAGGGCAAGTTAAGTTAAACTCAAAAGAGGAATTAAAACTAGCCACACCATTATTTGAACACGGTGCGTGTATTGCAGAAGCGTTTGTTCCTTTCACAAAAGAAATTTCAGTTATCGTTCAGCGTAACGGAAACGGCGAAACATATTGTTTACCTGTTGGAGAGAATATTCATAAAGACCATATATTACATCAAACAATTGTGCCTGCGAGAGTATCTGAAACGATTATTACACAAGCTACCAAAGCAGCTGAACAAATTGCTGATCACTTACAACTAGTTGGAACTTTGGCAGTTGAAATGTTTGTTTTAGAAAATGACACAATTGTTATTAACGAGTTAGCTCCGCGTCCTCATAATTCAGGACACTATTCAATAGAAGGAACTACCATTTCTCAGTTTCATCAACATGTAAGAGCGATATGTGGATGGCCACTTCGCAAACCAACTCTACACCAGCCGACAGTTATGGTGAATGTTCTCGGAGAACATGTTGTTCCTTTATCAAATGCTATTTCAAAATACCCGGATTGGTCGATTCACTTATACGGGAAAGAAGAAGCGAAAACGAAACGTAAAATGGGGCATGTCACCATTTTGACTGATGATATTAATAAAACATTACAAGAAATCGATCATTCTGGCATTTGGTCAGAATAG
- the purB gene encoding adenylosuccinate lyase — MIERYTRPEMGAIWTEQNKYQAWLEVEILACEAWAELGDIPKEDVAKIRASASFDVSRILEIEEETRHDVVAFTRAVSETLGEERKWVHYGLTSTDVVDTALSYIIKQANEILRKDLNNFIEILANKAKEHKFTVMMGRTHGVHAEPTTFGLKLALWHEEMKRNLERFEAAAKSIETGKMSGAVGTYANIDPFVEKYVCDNLGIAASPISTQTLQRDRHAQYMSTLALIATSVEKFATEVRGLQKSETREVEESFAKGQKGSSAMPHKRNPIGSENMVGLARLIRGYMLTAYENVPLWHERDISHSSAERVILPDATIALNYMLNRFGNIIKNLTVFPENMKRNMDSTLGLIYSQRVLLGLIDKGLAREEAYDTVQPCAMEAWENQIAFRGVVEKSEKITSYLSKEELDDCFDYNYHIQHVDMIFGRLGLN, encoded by the coding sequence ATGATAGAACGTTATACACGCCCAGAAATGGGAGCAATTTGGACAGAACAAAACAAATATCAAGCATGGTTAGAAGTAGAAATTTTAGCTTGTGAAGCTTGGGCAGAACTTGGTGATATTCCTAAAGAAGACGTAGCGAAGATTCGCGCGAGTGCTTCATTTGATGTCAGTCGTATTTTAGAAATTGAAGAAGAGACGCGTCACGATGTAGTTGCTTTCACACGTGCTGTATCTGAAACACTTGGCGAAGAACGTAAATGGGTGCATTATGGCCTTACTTCCACTGACGTCGTTGATACGGCTCTTTCATATATCATCAAACAAGCAAATGAAATTCTTCGTAAAGACTTAAATAATTTCATTGAAATTTTAGCGAATAAAGCAAAAGAACATAAATTCACAGTCATGATGGGTCGTACACATGGTGTACACGCTGAGCCAACTACTTTTGGATTAAAGTTAGCGTTATGGCATGAGGAAATGAAGCGTAACTTGGAACGTTTTGAAGCAGCTGCTAAGTCTATTGAAACGGGCAAAATGTCTGGTGCAGTTGGAACATATGCAAATATTGATCCTTTTGTAGAAAAATATGTATGTGACAACTTGGGGATTGCTGCATCACCTATTTCAACACAAACACTTCAACGTGACCGTCATGCACAATACATGAGTACGCTTGCGTTAATCGCAACGTCTGTAGAGAAATTTGCGACAGAAGTTCGCGGCTTACAAAAGTCAGAAACGCGTGAAGTGGAAGAATCATTTGCTAAAGGTCAAAAAGGATCTTCGGCAATGCCTCATAAACGTAATCCAATCGGTTCGGAAAATATGGTGGGTCTTGCACGATTAATTCGTGGCTACATGTTAACTGCTTATGAAAATGTGCCATTATGGCATGAACGTGATATTTCACATTCATCTGCAGAACGTGTGATTTTACCAGATGCGACGATCGCTTTAAATTATATGTTGAACCGTTTCGGCAATATTATTAAAAACTTAACGGTGTTCCCTGAAAATATGAAACGCAATATGGATAGCACACTTGGCTTGATTTACTCACAACGAGTCCTTCTGGGGTTAATTGACAAAGGGTTAGCTCGTGAGGAAGCTTACGATACTGTACAACCTTGCGCAATGGAAGCATGGGAAAACCAAATCGCCTTCCGTGGTGTAGTTGAAAAGAGTGAGAAAATCACATCATACTTATCCAAAGAAGAATTAGATGATTGCTTTGACTATAATTATCATATCCAACATGTAGACATGATTTTTGGACGTCTCGGACTAAACTAA
- the purC gene encoding phosphoribosylaminoimidazolesuccinocarboxamide synthase, protein MEKGQLLYEGKAKRLYTTDKEDILFVEYKDSATAFNGEKKAEIVGKGTLNNRITTLLFEKLKAEGIDSHFVEQLSDHEQLVKKVDIIQIEVVVRQIAAGSLAKRLGLEEGVQLARPIVEFYYKDDELGDPLITEEHIELLNLATPVEVKALYEKGLQVNEVLTRFFKEVGVILVDFKLEFGRDENGNVLLADEISPDTCRLWDEKTKQKLDKDVFRRDLGQLKDAYEIILSRLGGLTK, encoded by the coding sequence GTGGAAAAAGGTCAACTTTTGTATGAAGGTAAAGCGAAACGATTATACACAACAGACAAAGAGGATATTCTCTTTGTGGAATATAAAGACAGTGCCACAGCTTTTAACGGCGAAAAGAAAGCCGAGATAGTTGGAAAAGGTACGTTAAATAACCGAATCACTACTTTATTGTTCGAAAAACTTAAAGCAGAGGGTATTGACTCACATTTCGTTGAACAATTATCTGATCATGAACAGTTGGTAAAAAAAGTCGACATTATTCAAATTGAAGTCGTTGTTCGTCAAATCGCTGCTGGTAGTTTGGCTAAGCGTCTTGGACTTGAAGAAGGCGTACAACTTGCACGACCAATCGTCGAATTTTACTACAAAGACGATGAACTCGGAGATCCTCTGATTACTGAAGAACATATTGAACTTTTAAACCTTGCTACACCAGTTGAAGTGAAAGCTCTTTATGAAAAAGGCTTACAAGTCAATGAAGTGTTAACTCGATTTTTCAAAGAAGTCGGCGTGATCTTGGTAGACTTTAAATTAGAATTTGGTCGCGATGAAAATGGTAATGTTTTGCTTGCAGATGAAATTTCACCGGATACATGCCGCTTATGGGACGAAAAAACAAAACAAAAGTTAGATAAAGACGTGTTTCGCAGAGATTTAGGACAATTAAAAGACGCATACGAAATCATACTATCCCGTCTAGGAGGACTCACAAAATGA
- the purS gene encoding phosphoribosylformylglycinamidine synthase subunit PurS, with product MKKVKIYVTLRESVLDPQGSAVMGALHTMGYDEIADVRIGKYLELQVDDSERPLDELVKEMCEKLLTNTVIEDYRYDVEEAVRK from the coding sequence ATGAAAAAAGTAAAAATCTATGTAACTCTTCGCGAAAGCGTATTAGACCCACAAGGCTCAGCAGTCATGGGGGCACTTCATACAATGGGATATGACGAAATAGCAGATGTACGCATCGGAAAATACTTGGAACTTCAAGTGGATGACTCTGAACGACCATTAGACGAGCTTGTAAAAGAAATGTGTGAAAAACTACTTACCAACACAGTAATTGAAGACTATCGATACGATGTTGAGGAGGCTGTAAGAAAATGA
- the purQ gene encoding phosphoribosylformylglycinamidine synthase subunit PurQ yields MKFAVLVFPGSNCDLDMYHAIKDELGEEAEYVWHDTKDLSGYDGILLPGGFSYGDYLRCGAIAQFSNVMSEVKKAADAGKPVLGICNGFQILTEAGLLPGALLRNKNLKFMCRTVKLTVENNDTMFTNAYANGQVIDVPIAHGEGNYTCDAETLASLKANNQIVFTYSNDNPNGSVEDIAGIVNERGNVLGMMPHPERAVHELIGGTDGLALFKSMVKQWRESHVSHA; encoded by the coding sequence ATGAAGTTTGCAGTCCTCGTATTCCCAGGATCGAACTGTGATTTAGATATGTATCATGCAATTAAAGACGAGCTTGGTGAAGAAGCTGAGTACGTGTGGCATGATACGAAAGATTTAAGTGGTTATGACGGTATTTTATTGCCAGGTGGATTCTCTTACGGAGATTACTTACGTTGTGGAGCAATTGCTCAATTTTCAAACGTGATGAGCGAAGTGAAAAAAGCTGCAGATGCTGGCAAACCTGTACTAGGAATTTGTAATGGTTTTCAAATTTTAACAGAAGCAGGCCTTCTTCCAGGAGCTCTACTTCGTAATAAAAATTTGAAATTCATGTGTCGTACAGTTAAATTAACAGTTGAAAATAACGACACTATGTTTACAAATGCGTATGCAAATGGTCAAGTGATCGATGTCCCAATCGCACATGGCGAAGGGAACTATACATGTGATGCAGAAACTCTTGCTTCACTAAAAGCGAACAATCAAATTGTGTTTACGTATTCAAACGATAATCCAAACGGCAGTGTAGAAGATATTGCAGGGATTGTTAACGAACGAGGCAATGTCTTAGGCATGATGCCTCATCCAGAGCGTGCCGTTCATGAATTGATTGGTGGCACGGATGGTTTAGCACTATTCAAATCTATGGTTAAACAGTGGAGGGAATCTCATGTCAGTCATGCTTGA
- the purL gene encoding phosphoribosylformylglycinamidine synthase subunit PurL, which produces MSVMLEPNPQQIKEQKLYAQMGMSDSEFEMVEKILGRQPNYTETGLFSVMWSEHCSYKNSKPVLSKFPTTGPRVLQGPGEGAGIVDIGDGQAVVFKMESHNHPSAIEPYQGAATGVGGIIRDVFSMGARPIAMLNSLRFGELTTPRVRYLFEEVVAGIAGYGNCIGIPTVGGEIQFDDCYAGNPLVNAMCVGLINHEDIQKGIASGVGNTVMYVGAKTGRDGIHGATFASEELSEASEEKRPAVQVGDPFMEKLLLEACLELVKLDSLVGIQDMGAAGLTSSAAEMASKAGFGIEMNLDAVPQRETGMTAYEMMLSESQERMLIVVKKGHEAEIEVLFEKYDLDAVAVGIVTDDKMLRLLHKGEVVANVPADALAEEAPVYYKPSSVPAYYTQYQAMENVEPQVANYKETLINLLKQPTIASKEWVYDQYDYQVRTSTVVAPGSDAAVVRVRGTNKGLAMTTDCNSRYIYLDPETGGKIAVAEAARNVVCSGAKPLAITDCLNFGNPENPEIFWQLEKSADGMAAACLALESPVIGGNVSLYNERSGVAVYPTPTIGLVGLVEDLSHVTTQDVKEAGDFVYLIGETMTEFGGSELQKMVEGRIFGKAPTINLDVEVARQDALLLAIQSGKVASAHDISEGGFAVALAEKTFGSQNLGVDVTITGSAITALFSESQSRFIVTVKEAHAVAFEEIVKDAVKIGTVTSDKSVIIRNGNGEEWVSGSVEEFKAAWKGAIPCLLNSEG; this is translated from the coding sequence ATGTCAGTCATGCTTGAACCAAATCCTCAGCAGATTAAAGAACAAAAATTATACGCTCAAATGGGCATGTCAGATAGCGAGTTTGAAATGGTTGAAAAGATTTTAGGACGTCAGCCAAACTATACAGAAACAGGTTTATTTTCAGTTATGTGGTCAGAGCATTGTTCATATAAAAACTCGAAACCTGTATTAAGTAAATTTCCAACGACAGGTCCACGTGTTTTACAAGGTCCTGGTGAAGGTGCAGGAATTGTTGATATTGGAGACGGACAAGCTGTTGTTTTCAAAATGGAATCACATAATCATCCATCAGCTATCGAACCTTATCAAGGGGCGGCAACAGGTGTGGGTGGGATCATTCGTGACGTTTTCTCAATGGGAGCACGTCCAATTGCTATGCTAAATTCACTACGTTTTGGTGAATTAACAACTCCCCGCGTACGTTATTTATTTGAAGAAGTAGTTGCTGGTATCGCAGGATACGGTAACTGTATTGGTATTCCTACTGTAGGTGGAGAAATCCAGTTTGATGATTGTTATGCTGGAAATCCATTAGTAAACGCGATGTGTGTTGGTTTAATTAATCATGAAGACATCCAAAAAGGGATCGCTTCTGGTGTGGGCAACACAGTGATGTATGTTGGCGCAAAAACAGGACGCGATGGTATTCACGGTGCAACATTTGCTTCTGAAGAATTGAGTGAAGCGTCTGAAGAGAAACGCCCTGCGGTTCAAGTGGGAGATCCATTCATGGAGAAACTGTTACTTGAAGCGTGTTTGGAACTCGTTAAATTAGATTCTTTAGTTGGTATTCAAGATATGGGTGCAGCAGGATTAACTTCTTCAGCTGCAGAAATGGCATCAAAAGCAGGTTTCGGTATTGAAATGAATTTAGATGCAGTTCCTCAACGTGAAACAGGAATGACTGCTTACGAAATGATGTTATCTGAATCTCAAGAACGTATGTTAATTGTCGTGAAAAAAGGGCATGAAGCAGAAATCGAAGTGCTATTTGAGAAGTATGATTTAGACGCAGTTGCTGTTGGCATTGTAACTGATGATAAAATGCTTCGTTTACTTCATAAAGGTGAAGTTGTAGCTAATGTTCCTGCAGATGCGTTGGCAGAAGAAGCGCCAGTTTATTATAAACCTTCTAGTGTTCCTGCTTATTACACACAATATCAAGCGATGGAAAATGTTGAACCACAGGTCGCTAATTATAAAGAAACTTTAATAAACTTATTAAAACAACCAACCATTGCTTCAAAAGAATGGGTTTACGATCAATACGATTATCAAGTGCGTACAAGCACAGTCGTTGCACCAGGTTCTGACGCTGCGGTAGTTCGCGTTCGTGGGACGAATAAAGGGTTAGCGATGACGACAGACTGTAATTCTCGCTATATTTATTTGGATCCAGAAACTGGCGGCAAAATTGCGGTAGCAGAGGCTGCACGTAATGTTGTTTGTTCTGGAGCTAAACCACTGGCAATTACCGATTGTTTAAACTTCGGGAATCCGGAAAACCCAGAGATTTTCTGGCAATTAGAAAAGTCAGCTGACGGTATGGCTGCGGCGTGTCTTGCTCTTGAATCACCAGTTATCGGTGGGAATGTTTCACTTTACAACGAACGCAGCGGAGTCGCTGTTTATCCAACACCTACAATTGGTTTAGTTGGATTAGTTGAAGACTTGTCACATGTTACGACGCAAGACGTGAAAGAAGCAGGTGACTTTGTCTACCTAATCGGAGAAACGATGACTGAATTTGGTGGTAGTGAGTTGCAAAAAATGGTAGAAGGTCGCATTTTTGGTAAAGCACCTACGATTAACTTAGATGTAGAAGTAGCTCGTCAAGACGCACTTTTACTAGCTATTCAATCAGGCAAAGTAGCATCTGCACATGATATTTCTGAAGGTGGATTTGCGGTTGCGTTAGCAGAGAAAACATTTGGTAGTCAAAATCTTGGTGTAGACGTAACAATAACTGGTTCGGCGATTACTGCTTTATTCAGCGAATCACAATCACGTTTCATCGTAACTGTAAAAGAAGCACATGCAGTAGCTTTCGAAGAAATCGTAAAAGACGCTGTGAAAATAGGAACGGTAACATCTGATAAGTCCGTCATTATACGAAATGGGAATGGCGAAGAGTGGGTTTCAGGTTCTGTAGAAGAATTTAAGGCTGCTTGGAAAGGAGCAATTCCATGCTTGCTGAACTCAGAGGGTTAA
- the purF gene encoding amidophosphoribosyltransferase — protein MLAELRGLNEECGVFGIWGDSNAAQITYYGLHALQHRGQEGAGIVVTDGQSLQAVKGEGLVSEVFSTGKLDHLKGSGAIGHVRYATAGGRGIENVQPLLFRSSTGSLAIAHNGNLVNANSLRRHLERQGSIFQSSSDTEVLAHLIKKSGYATFEQRAKNALSLLKGAFAVVMMTEDEMTVALDPNGLRPLSLGKLGDAWVVASETCAFDLIGAEYIRSIEPGEFLIINDEGMRAERFAFPQKRAICTMEYVYFSRPDSDIDGINIHMARKRLGKELAKELEIDADVVTGVPDSSISAAIGFSEATGIPYELGLIKNRYVGRTFIQPSQDLRERGVKMKLSPVRQVVNGKRVVMVDDSIVRGTTSRRIVTLLKEAGATEVHVVISSPPIKNPCFYGIDISSSEELIASNKSVEEMRVLIGADSLTFLSVEGMVRAIGRTDEGPDAGHCLACFTNNYPTEIYPDTVLPHKKELSR, from the coding sequence ATGCTTGCTGAACTCAGAGGGTTAAACGAAGAGTGTGGCGTCTTTGGAATTTGGGGAGACTCGAATGCAGCACAAATCACCTATTATGGACTACATGCTTTGCAACATCGCGGACAAGAGGGAGCGGGGATCGTCGTTACTGACGGTCAATCGCTTCAAGCGGTAAAAGGTGAAGGTCTTGTGAGTGAAGTATTTAGTACTGGAAAGCTTGACCATTTGAAGGGCAGTGGTGCAATAGGCCATGTCCGTTATGCAACAGCAGGAGGCAGAGGGATTGAAAATGTACAACCACTTTTATTCCGCTCTTCAACGGGTAGTTTAGCAATTGCACACAACGGTAACTTAGTTAATGCAAATTCCTTAAGAAGACATTTAGAGCGTCAAGGTAGTATATTCCAATCCTCTTCAGATACAGAAGTATTAGCTCATTTAATTAAAAAAAGTGGCTACGCTACATTTGAACAGCGTGCTAAAAATGCACTTTCACTTCTTAAAGGTGCATTTGCAGTCGTCATGATGACTGAAGACGAAATGACCGTTGCACTTGACCCGAATGGATTACGTCCTCTGTCACTTGGGAAGTTAGGAGATGCATGGGTTGTAGCATCTGAAACATGTGCGTTTGATCTCATTGGTGCGGAATATATTCGTTCGATTGAGCCTGGTGAATTCCTAATAATAAACGATGAAGGAATGAGAGCAGAGCGTTTTGCTTTTCCACAGAAACGTGCAATTTGTACGATGGAATACGTTTATTTCTCACGTCCCGATTCAGATATTGATGGCATCAATATTCATATGGCACGAAAACGTTTAGGCAAAGAACTTGCGAAAGAATTGGAAATTGATGCGGATGTTGTGACTGGAGTTCCGGACTCTAGTATTTCTGCTGCGATTGGATTCTCTGAAGCTACAGGTATTCCTTATGAATTAGGATTAATTAAGAACCGTTACGTCGGACGAACGTTTATCCAGCCTTCTCAAGACTTACGTGAACGCGGAGTCAAGATGAAATTGTCTCCCGTACGCCAAGTTGTAAATGGCAAACGAGTTGTCATGGTGGATGATTCCATCGTTCGTGGGACAACGTCTAGACGTATCGTCACTTTGTTAAAAGAAGCAGGAGCGACAGAAGTACATGTTGTCATCAGTTCTCCACCTATTAAAAACCCATGTTTTTACGGTATTGATATTAGTTCGAGCGAAGAACTTATTGCGTCAAACAAAAGCGTAGAAGAGATGCGGGTATTAATTGGAGCAGATTCATTAACTTTCCTATCAGTTGAAGGAATGGTGCGCGCAATCGGTCGTACGGATGAAGGACCTGATGCAGGGCATTGTTTGGCTTGCTTTACAAATAATTATCCAACAGAAATTTATCCAGATACTGTTTTACCTCATAAAAAAGAATTATCACGCTAG
- the purM gene encoding phosphoribosylformylglycinamidine cyclo-ligase, with product MSKAYEQAGVNIEAGYEAVKRMKSHVDRTARKGIMGAFGGFGGMFDLSSLNYKEPVLISGTDGVGTKLKLAFMTDQHDTIGIDCVAMCVNDIVAQGAEPLFFLDYLAVGQAQPEKIEQIVKGVADGCVQAGAALIGGETAEMPGLYEVDEYDVAGFAVGVAEKSNIVTGEHIQTGDVLVGLASSGIHSNGFSLVRKIVFADQGYEIDSLVAGYENLGHIGKALLEPTKIYAKPVLAIHEKLTVHGMAHVTGGGFFENLPRMMPADLGVEIELGSWPVLPVFSMLKEKGSLTDRDLYSVFNMGIGFVIALPEEQAIQAIQVAVENGENAYVIGRVIEGEGVHFKGSHDGTLVNE from the coding sequence ATGTCAAAGGCATATGAACAAGCTGGTGTAAATATTGAAGCGGGTTACGAAGCTGTAAAGCGAATGAAGTCTCATGTGGATCGCACAGCACGTAAAGGCATAATGGGTGCATTTGGCGGTTTTGGTGGCATGTTTGATTTGTCGTCGCTCAATTATAAAGAACCTGTATTAATTTCTGGTACAGACGGAGTTGGAACCAAATTAAAATTAGCGTTTATGACAGATCAACATGATACGATTGGCATCGATTGTGTTGCAATGTGCGTGAATGACATCGTAGCTCAAGGAGCAGAACCATTATTTTTCCTTGATTACTTAGCAGTTGGACAAGCTCAACCTGAAAAGATTGAGCAAATTGTTAAAGGCGTAGCTGATGGTTGTGTGCAAGCAGGTGCTGCACTTATTGGCGGAGAAACAGCAGAAATGCCGGGTCTATATGAAGTAGATGAATATGATGTTGCAGGTTTTGCTGTAGGAGTTGCTGAAAAGTCGAATATTGTAACAGGTGAGCATATTCAAACTGGTGATGTACTTGTTGGACTTGCTTCTAGTGGAATTCATTCAAATGGCTTCTCTCTTGTACGTAAAATCGTGTTTGCCGATCAAGGTTATGAAATTGATTCCTTAGTTGCGGGATACGAAAATTTGGGGCATATCGGTAAAGCATTACTAGAACCAACTAAAATTTATGCAAAACCAGTTTTAGCTATTCATGAAAAGCTTACCGTTCATGGCATGGCTCACGTAACAGGCGGAGGTTTTTTCGAAAACTTGCCTCGTATGATGCCAGCTGACTTAGGTGTAGAAATTGAGTTGGGCTCTTGGCCTGTCTTACCAGTATTTTCAATGTTGAAAGAAAAAGGGTCTTTAACTGACCGTGATTTATATAGTGTCTTTAATATGGGTATTGGTTTTGTCATTGCACTTCCTGAAGAACAAGCAATACAAGCCATACAAGTAGCTGTTGAAAACGGTGAAAATGCTTACGTTATTGGTCGAGTAATTGAGGGTGAAGGTGTTCACTTCAAAGGCTCTCATGACGGGACTTTAGTCAATGAATAA